Proteins from one Xenopus tropicalis strain Nigerian chromosome 1, UCB_Xtro_10.0, whole genome shotgun sequence genomic window:
- the jsrp1 gene encoding uncharacterized protein jsrp1 has translation MKREEGEVPETGGAYVEDLPVSKGKPVTRSKEEAVPSTATVTKSKVKCELQITEDLDEFADVGQKKNNEPEEIPQPPVPKVIKRTVTEPKPAPKSTPVKKKLEPKSVGPMKEEESAFWNGITLNRCLVIAAFAALISVGFQVLQEVGDDDESTDLENEPWTPSDPNDQLSDPWFFEGWFGSSEEGNKDVSKADLPEVELPEEETDEPAEDEMTSLEETPVDEEEEELEVDAEVEENVDKVKENVDKVKESEQWGLKDKSKYMEAKAVKIRRASEEGSHKKELFPFMKKPKEPSKYKEKPYKGGGYPREHKYEQYKKQDEGKQYKKDKEEQKKNFRQDEKERYKGWKGDKEKGWKADKEKGWKGDKEKGYKHYQYDGRRHG, from the exons ATGAAGAGGGAAGAGGGCGAGGTCCCTGAGACAGGGGGGGCCTATGTTGAAGACCTGCCAGTCTCTAAAG GAAAGCCAGTAACAAGAAGCAAGGAAGAAGCTGTTCCTTCAACG GCCACAGTGACCAAATCCAAGGTTAAGTGTGAGTTGCAGATCACAGAAGATTTGGATGAGTTTGCAGATGTAGgccaaaagaaaaacaatgaaccAGAAGAAATTCCTCAGCCCCCTGTCCCTAAAGTAATTAAGAGGACTGTCACAGAACCTAAACCAG CTCCCAAAAGCACACCAGTCAAGAAAAAGTTGGAACCCAAAAGTGTTGGTCCAATGAAGGAAGAGGAGTCTGCTTTCTGGAATGGAATTACACTAAACAGGTGTCTAGTTATAGCTGCCTTTGCTGCCCTAATAAGTGTGGGATTCCAGGTTCTGCAAG AAGTAGGCGACGATGATGAATCGACTGACCTAGAAAATGAACCTTGGACACCATCTGATCCAAACGACCAGCTG TCAGATCCATGGTTTTTTGAAGGATGGTTTGGATCATCTGAAGAAGGAAATAAAGATGTTTCTAAAGCAGATTTGCCAGAGGTAGAATTGCCTGAGGAGGAAACGGATGAGCCTGCTGAAGATGAGATGACTTCTTTAGAGGAAACTCCGGTGGATGAGGAGGAAGAGGAGTTAGAAGTGGATGCAGAGGTGGAGGAGAATGTAGATAAGGTGAAAGAGAATGTAGATAAGGTGAAAGAAAGTGAGCAATGGGGTTTAAAGGACAAAAGCAAATACATGGAAGCAAAAGCAGTCAAAATCCGTAGGGCGTCAGAAGAAGGTTCCCATAAAAAAGAATTGTTTCCCTTCATGAAAAAACCAAAGGAGCCAAGCAAGTATAAGGAGAAACCATACAAAGGGGGAGGATATCCACGTGAACATAAATATGAACAATATAAAAAGCAGGATGAAGGCAAGCAATACAAGAAAGACAAAGAGGAGCAGAAAAAAAATTTCAGACAGGATGAAAAGGAGAGGTACAAGGGCTGGAAAGGGGACAAGGAGAAGGGATGGAAAGCTGACAAGGAGAAGGGATGGAAGGGCGACAAGGAGAAGGGATACAAACACTACCAGTATGATGGTAGAAGGCATGGATAA